One Meriones unguiculatus strain TT.TT164.6M chromosome 5, Bangor_MerUng_6.1, whole genome shotgun sequence DNA segment encodes these proteins:
- the LOC132654077 gene encoding vomeronasal type-1 receptor 44-like, producing the protein MNKASILHTNTNIKITLFSELSVGISANSILFVFHLCMLIGAHRPKLIDLAIGFLALTQLLMLLTMGLIAADMFMSQGRWDPTTCQSLIYLHRFLRGLSLCAACLLNVLWTIILSPRSCCLDKFKHKFPHDISCALFLFVLYMSFSSYLLVSISAIPNSTSDNFMYVTQSCSLLTLSYSRQNTFSTLVVFREAFLISLMVFSSGYMVTLLYRHMKQARHLHSTKLSPKASPERRATRTILLLMSFFVVLYILDSVIFHTRMKFKDGSLFYCIQILVSHGYATVSPLVFICTEKHITKFLRSLWDRKLNI; encoded by the coding sequence atgaataaagccagcatactccacactaacacaaacattaaaatcaccttgttctctgaattgagtgttgggatttcagCCAACAGCATCCTTTTCGTCTTCCATCTCTGTATGCTCATTGGTGCGCACAGGCCTAAGCTCATTGATCTCGCCATTGGTTTCTTGGCCCTGACCCAACTACTGATGCTGCTAACTATGGGACTCATAGCTGCAGACATGTTTATGTCTCAGGGGAGGTGGGACCCCACCACATGCCAATCCCTTATCTATCTGCACAGGTTCTTGAGGGGCCTCTCCCtttgtgctgcctgtctgctgaatgtcctctggaccatcatcctcagccctagaagctgctgcttagacaagtttaaacataaatttcCCCATGACATCTCCTGcgccctttttctttttgttctctacatgtcttttagcagttacctcCTGGTATCAATAAGTGCCATCCCCAATTCGACCTcagataattttatgtatgttactCAGTCTTGCTCACTTCTCACACTGAGTTACTCCAGACAAAACACATTTTCCACACTGGTGGtcttcagggaagcctttcttataAGTCTCATGGTGttctccagtgggtacatggtgactcttttatacagacacatgaagcaggcccgacatcttcacagcaccaaactttctccaaaagcatccccagagCGAAGGGCCACccggaccatcctgctgctcatgagcttctttgtggTTCTCTACATTTTGGACAGTGTTATCTTCCACACaagaatgaagttcaaagatgGCTCTCTGTTTTACTGTATCCAGATTCTTGTGTCCCatggctatgccacagtcagtcctcttgtgtttatttgcactgaaaagcatataactaaatttttaaggTCACTGTGGGACAGGAAATTAAATATCTGA